The DNA sequence TGGTCGTTGCCGGATTGAACGGGTTTGGATAATTCTGCTCGAGAGAGAATGTTGCCGGTATCGTCGAACCGGATTCCTGCACGCTGACTCGTATTGTGTCTGTTCCACCGAACTGGAGATAGCGCGCCGCAAATTCCTGCAAGTACTGGTTGGTGATGTTTCCGTCACGAACAATTACGGTATTCTCGTTGTTCGAATTCTCTGCAGAGTTCGACCAGTTATGCGAACCTGTGACCGTGACTGCATTCCAGTTGGGGTTCTCCGCATCGATAATGACATACTTGTGATGTAGTAAACCCGATACGCCGGTCTTCAATCTCACATCAATCCCGTTGTTCACCAGGAACCCGAACTGTGACCCGGTGTCCGAATCGGAGTCGAGATTGCCGCGCACTTTCTTTCCGGCCAATTTCCGGTTGACAAGCGCTGTTGCAAGGTCGTTCCGGGTTACCAGCAGAAGCTGAAATCCGACGGAATGTTCAGCGTTGCTGATTTCATTGATGATTTTTGACGTTGTGCGGTCGCTCGGACTAAAGTACACCTCAACCGCCTTCCCTCCAACAATAAACCGGTGAGGAGTGTTGTCAAGTTTCCTGGCGCCGAACCGTGATGCTGCGGCATTCGGTACTTCGGTATCGCTTCCCCACATCTCATTGAACTCCATCGTGAAGGCATTCGAAATCGCCTGATCCTGAAACTCGATTGCATTCTGGAAATCGGCATTTGTGCCCGGATCCGTCGGGTTCCACGAGCCCGTCCACACCCACACACTTTCGGCTGCTCCGCCCCGCCCGTCGAACACGAAGAACTTGTTGTGATGCAGGCCGAACCCGTTGTTAACCGGATCGAACCTGTCTGTAATAAGCGGAATTCCGTTCGCCACAATAAAATTGTACGCCGCCGAATTTCTTGTGTCATCCTCGCAAACCACTCTCACCCTAACTCCCCTGTTCTTCGCCCCGACCAGCGCGCTGGCAATATCGTTGCCGGGTGTTCCGCTCAGACTGTATAGCGCGGCGTCAATCGAACGTTGCGCGGTATTGATGCGCGTGATAAGCCGTTGCGCGAGATTCTGGTTTTGATTCGCCGGCTGGAACCAGGCAAGACTCGTGTTCGCACTCTTCGAGAAATATGCATTGATTTCTCCTGTGGATTGTGCTGGAGACGCCGTGCTTGCAATCAATGTCGTTGCCGTACTGGTATCCGAGGAAACCGAGAACGCCTGAATGTAATACACGGTTGCCGGAAGCAACCCTGTAATCTGAACACTGTGTTGTGTCGTTGGCGTGGTCGTTCCGATTACGCCCAGCTCGAAGGAGGAAGTTCTTCCGTACCTCACATACGACGAGCCGTTATACGCGGTTTCCCATTCAATGGTCAGACTGTTGGGTTGGATGTTCGTTTCGACCGGGAATGTTGCGATAATGGGGCCGGAAAACAATATGTCTGTTGTGAACCGCGGCATCAGTTGGTATCCGCCGATGAACGGCGGCGTTTGCTTGAACTGTCCCACGACTCCTATTACATCAAATACTCCGCCGGGAATGGGCGTTCCAACAATATTCGTATTATTATCAATCCTGATCTCGGTTGTTCCGGTCGGGTCGATCAGGGGATAGTTAGTGTTTGCCCCCCACACTCCTGAGCCTGTTACTGTTGCAGCGTTGACTCGAACGAGCCGCCCTTCATACTCCTCGACGCCGCCAATCCCGTCATTGGCAATCTGGCTCGCCGTGACCAGTACCGGCGTGACAACGTTGCCAATACTGACGATTGAATGCAGGCGGGGATTGACGATTTCAAACAACCCGGAGAACGGTTGTACAATTCCTGACACAATCACCTCATCGCCGATACCGACCACAGTGGAAAACTGGGATCCGAAAATTGCCATGCCGCCCGAATTGTCCTGAATATACGATGGCCCGCCAAACTCATTCGCCACCGTCACAACACCTCTGACGGTTATGAGTTGATTGAGATTAAGCGGTACGCCGAGCGAGTCGTTCACTTTCACTTCCGCAATCGGCATCGGAAGGCCGAATACTACAACCCTCGGTATAGGATTGACAGTCGCAAAAGAAAATTCTCTTGATTGAACGACGAACGGATAGATGGCCGTGCTTTCAGGCGAGGTGATGTTGGCGATTGTTACAACTGTTGAAT is a window from the Bacteroidota bacterium genome containing:
- a CDS encoding T9SS type A sorting domain-containing protein; translated protein: MRLSFYLLLCLCFVVSLSNAQTNPAPHTLSSGTYSFTAWDASNPATTYPVNMRFHRGPSQDPGLAAEPNADYVGAYNGTSGSRMNGLGADGFSWRNIGTDGTLGAAVLALNTTGVSNIYVSWTGGTVAIDATTREYRIRLQYRVGTSGTFTDVPGPVEYTSTAPAGHSQDFGPTLLPAAVNNQPVVQLRWKYYYVTGGNTRPQLRVDNILVQSGQLPGDGTGSASVLPDTLNGGTTGSMQVIYRRNTQVTVNGLRIVIPPAFNWSRNRSDVSFTNMTAADTVIGDTISFSNVVFSADSTVVTIANITSPESTAIYPFVVQSREFSFATVNPIPRVVVFGLPMPIAEVKVNDSLGVPLNLNQLITVRGVVTVANEFGGPSYIQDNSGGMAIFGSQFSTVVGIGDEVIVSGIVQPFSGLFEIVNPRLHSIVSIGNVVTPVLVTASQIANDGIGGVEEYEGRLVRVNAATVTGSGVWGANTNYPLIDPTGTTEIRIDNNTNIVGTPIPGGVFDVIGVVGQFKQTPPFIGGYQLMPRFTTDILFSGPIIATFPVETNIQPNSLTIEWETAYNGSSYVRYGRTSSFELGVIGTTTPTTQHSVQITGLLPATVYYIQAFSVSSDTSTATTLIASTASPAQSTGEINAYFSKSANTSLAWFQPANQNQNLAQRLITRINTAQRSIDAALYSLSGTPGNDIASALVGAKNRGVRVRVVCEDDTRNSAAYNFIVANGIPLITDRFDPVNNGFGLHHNKFFVFDGRGGAAESVWVWTGSWNPTDPGTNADFQNAIEFQDQAISNAFTMEFNEMWGSDTEVPNAAASRFGARKLDNTPHRFIVGGKAVEVYFSPSDRTTSKIINEISNAEHSVGFQLLLVTRNDLATALVNRKLAGKKVRGNLDSDSDTGSQFGFLVNNGIDVRLKTGVSGLLHHKYVIIDAENPNWNAVTVTGSHNWSNSAENSNNENTVIVRDGNITNQYLQEFAARYLQFGGTDTIRVSVQESGSTIPATFSLEQNYPNPFNPATTIKFGIPTLSFVSLKVYDLLGKEVATLVSEPLNAGGYTVEFNAGGLASGVYFYRIQSGSFSATRKLVLVR